The following proteins are encoded in a genomic region of Brachypodium distachyon strain Bd21 chromosome 1, Brachypodium_distachyon_v3.0, whole genome shotgun sequence:
- the LOC100841708 gene encoding F-box protein SKIP27 has protein sequence MAIGQAMPKGSLATSLSFPSSGSTRILGRKRVAVSPAPSPSGPHSPVRTLRKQRSIRFHMDDTVCILESLPQDVLVKVLCKVNHSDLRQLLLVSKLVSEATVVAKELHFAFATPSKAAVRGEEEEEDEGPGAPKQHRVARSRHRGKNLASLAVNLSASFDSLMSEV, from the exons ATGGCAATTGGACAGGCTATGCCGAAGGGGTCTCTTGCCACAAGCTTGAGCTTTCCAAGCAGCGGCAGCACTAGGATcctggggaggaagagggtTGCCGTTTCGCCGGCTCCAAGCCCCTCCGGCCCACACTCGCCGGTGCGGACTCTGCGCAAGCAGCGCAGCATCAGGTTCCACATGGACGACACCGTCTGCATTCTTGAATCACTGCCTCAGGATGTCTTG GTTAAAGTCTTGTGCAAGGTGAACCACAGTGACCTGAGGCAGCTCCTCCTAGTGTCGAAACTAGTCAGCGAAGCA ACAGTTGTTGCTAAAGAGCTGCATTTCGCTTTCGCAACGCCTTCCAAGGCCGCCGTtagaggcgaggaggaggaggaggacgaaggcCCCGGGGCGCCCAAGCAACACAGGGTTGCACGGTCACGCCACCGGGGCAAGAACCTGGCGAGCCTCGCCGTGAATCTGTCGGCGTCCTTCGACAGCTTGATGTCAGAGGTGTAG